In Primulina eburnea isolate SZY01 chromosome 3, ASM2296580v1, whole genome shotgun sequence, one DNA window encodes the following:
- the LOC140826814 gene encoding mediator of RNA polymerase II transcription subunit 15a-like isoform X3 produces the protein MNSNNWGAAEAQLQIPGQSMSSELVVPPGMEAGDWRNQLQADSRQRNVNKIMETLKRHLPFSGPEGLQELKKIAMRFEEKIYTAATSQSDYWRKISVKMLTMETKSQNPLTNPLQPNTSKNPQDPAEAQLQIPGQSMSSESVVPPGMEAGDWRNQLQADSRQRIVNKIMETLKRHLPFSGQEGPEELKKIAMSLEEKIYTAATSQSDYLRKISLKMLTMETKSQNPLTNPLQPNTSKNPQDPVTKQEMDSNNWGAAEAQLQIPGQSMSSESVVPPGMEAGDWRNQLQADSRQRIVNKIMETLKRHLPFSGQEGPEELKKIAMSLEEKIYTAATSQSDYLRKISLKMLTMETKSQNPLTNPLQPNTSKNPQDPAQAQLQIPGQSMSSESVVPPGMDAGDWRNQLPADSRQRIVNKIMETLKRHLPFSGPEGLQELKKIAMRFEEKIYTAATSQSDYLRKISLKMLTMETKSQNPMTNPLQPNTASNSKNPQDPASQTMQSQMQNQVQSLPMTMVSNQSQVRQQLLSQNIQNNLTSTGAQLPGGGMSQGNVPNVSSQNPNMLNIQNMSNVTQNVVGNSMGQSMPSNMFANSQRQMARQQQVASQDQQQQSQNSQQYPYNQQLQQHLMKQKFQQGTVPQSLMQAQIQQQQPLLQPGQLQSSQQAVMQPSLRQSSASSTLQQNQQQSLQQSTQSMLQQQQQQSVLRQQQPSVIHQQQTSLPQHSVLPAQQHQPQQLSGQQPTASNMQQNQLIGQQNNALDAQQQHQQQQRIMAQQNNITSLQPPQTINQQNNLPNMHQQLSSGQQNNLQNVHQQQLGSQTNLSGFQQQQMVGIQNGGSSLQSNPQSVHMLQQSKVSVQQQMQQNMANCLPNQAHQTLSQPPQQQLMSQIQSQQGQLQQQLGLQQQVNPLQRDMQQRIQTSGPLLQPHNTIDQQKQLLQSQRVIPDVPLTSLDSSQTGNSNGGDWQEEVYQKIKTMNEMYFPDLNEMYQRMAAKLQQHDSLPQQPKNEQLDKLRFYKLMLERLLMFLQTNKNEVNHSHKEKIVGVEKQIVNVLSSNRPRKPVSSLHQGQIPQPHLPAMQQSQQAQPQISQMHIPENQMNSQMQPMNGQNSVTTAQQNNLNNLQHNSLPSVSAISSSRQNMMDTLQPGSNVEPGQGNSLNSIQQVPMSSLQQNLVTGSQQMNINSISSQNGLTAMPSNMNPLQSNSNILQPHQIKSEQQIFPTQQVKQQYQQRQIQQQYMQRQQLIQQQQQQQTTQQSTSQLTAQQMMQLNQINDTNDIKMRHQISSKSGVMQQHTSSGQRPSYHHPQMKSGTPFSISSPQVLQGGSPQISLHPSPQLDQQNLLASHVKAGTPLQSANSPFIVPSPSTSMVPSPMPGDSEKINPGVSSLSNAGNIVQNSTAGASGPAQSLAIGTPGISASPLLAEFTSPDGTHGAASTIVSGNNNVVEQPLERLIKVVKSMSQKALSASVSDISSVVSMVDRIAGSAPGNGSRAAVGEDLVAMTKCRLQARNFFTQDGPGGTKKMRRYTSAMPSNVVSSTCSVSDNFRHINGSESDGESSGASSVKRPRIEGNHALEEELQEINQRLIDTAVYICEDDVDPTAVAAAAEGGGGIIVKCSFSAVALSPNLKSQYASAQMSPIQPLRLLVPNNYPNCSPILLDKFPVEVSKEYEDLSRKAKSRFSISLRTLAQPMSLGEIARTWDICARAVISEYAQQSGGGTFSSKYGTWEDCLSTA, from the exons ATGAATAGCAATAATTGGGGCGCAGCCGAGGCCCAGCTGCAGATTCCGGGTCAATCTATGAGTAGTGAATTGGTGGTGCCTCCTGGAATGGAAGCTGGTGACTGGAGGAATCAGCTTCAAGCGGATTCTAGACAGAGAAATGTTAACAAGAT AATGGAAACCTTGAAGAGGCATCTTCCTTTTTCTGGCCCAGAGGGACTGCAGGAACTTAAGAAAATAGCCATGAGGTTTGAGGAGAAGATTTATACCGCAGCAACAAGTCAG TCAGATTACTGGAGAAAGATTTCTGTGAAGATGCTGACAATGGAGACTAAATCCCAAAATCCTCTGACCAATCCTCTTCAACCCAATACTAGCAAAAATCCCCAAGATccag CCGAGGCCCAGCTGCAGATTCCGGGTCAATCTATGAGTAGTGAATCGGTGGTGCCTCCTGGAATGGAAGCTGGTGACTGGAGGAATCAGCTTCAAGCGGATTCTAGACAGAGAATTGTTAACAAGAT AATGGAAACCTTGAAGAGGCATCTTCCTTTTTCTGGCCAAGAGGGACCGGAGGAACTTAAGAAAATAGCCATGAGTTTAGAGGAGAAGATTTACACTGCAGCAACAAGTCAG TCAGACTACTTGAGAAAGATTTCTTTGAAGATGCTGACAATGGAGACTAAATCCCAAAATCCTCTGACCAATCCTCTTCAACCCAATACTAGCAAAAATCCCCAAGATccag TGACAAAACAAGAAATGGATAGCAATAATTGGGGCGCAGCCGAGGCCCAGCTGCAGATTCCGGGTCAATCTATGAGTAGTGAATCGGTGGTGCCTCCTGGAATGGAAGCTGGTGACTGGAGGAATCAGCTTCAAGCGGATTCTAGACAGAGGATTGTTAACAAGAT AATGGAAACCTTGAAGAGGCATCTTCCTTTTTCTGGCCAAGAGGGACCGGAGGAACTTAAGAAAATAGCCATGAGTTTAGAGGAGAAGATTTACACTGCAGCAACAAGTCAG TCAGACTACTTGAGAAAGATTTCTTTGAAGATGCTGACAATGGAGACTAAATCCCAAAATCCTCTGACCAATCCTCTTCAACCCAATACTAGCAAAAATCCCCAAGATccag CCCAGGCCCAGTTGCAGATTCCGGGTCAATCTATGAGTAGTGAATCGGTGGTGCCTCCTGGAATGGATGCTGGTGACTGGAGGAATCAGCTTCCAGCGGATTCTAGACAGAGAATTGTTAACAAGAT AATGGAAACCTTGAAGAGGCATCTTCCTTTTTCTGGCCCAGAGGGACTGCAGGAACTAAAGAAAATAGCCATGAGGTTTGAGGAGAAGATTTACACTGCAGCAACAAGTCAG TCAGATTACTTGAGAAAGATTTCTTTGAAGATGCTGACAATGGAGACTAAATCCCAAAATCCTATGACCAATCCTCTTCAACCCAATACTGCAAGCAATAGCAAAAATCCTCAAGATCCAG CTTCTCAGACAATGCAGTCTCAAATGCAAAATCAGGTGCAGTCACTACCTATGACTATGGTTTCCAATCAATCTCAAGTGCGCCAACAGCTATTATCCCAGAATATTCAGAATAACCTCACATCAACTGGAGCCCAGCTCCCTGGTGGTGGCATGTCTCAGGGCAATGTGCCTAATGTTTCCAGTCAGAATCCTAACATGCTAAATATACAGAACATGTCTAATGTAACTCAAAATGTAGTAGGGAATTCTATGGGGCAAAGTATGCCATCCAATATGTTTGCCAACTCTCAGAGACAGATGGCGAGGCAACAACAAGTTGCATCGCAGGATCAACAGCAACAATCTCAAAATTCACAGCAATATCCGTACAACCAGCAGCTACAACAACACCTTATGAAGCAAAAGTTCCAACAAGGAACTGTCCCACAATCTCTTATGCAAGCTCAGATCCAGCAGCAGCAGCCCCTTTTGCAACCAGGTCAGCTCCAATCCTCTCAGCAGGCTGTTATGCAGCCTTCTTTGAGGCAATCATCAGCTTCATCTACTCTTCAGCAAAATCAGCAGCAGTCTCTTCAACAGTCAACTCAATCTATGcttcagcagcagcagcagcaatcGGTCCTCCGGCAGCAGCAGCCTTCTGTCATTCATCAGCAGCAAACTTCTTTGCCTCAGCATTCAGTTCTGCCTGCACAGCAACACCAACCACAACAGCTTAGTGGACAACAGCCAACTGCTTCAAACATGCAACAGAATCAACTGATTGGGCAGCAAAACAATGCCCTTGATGCACAGCAGCagcatcaacaacaacaaaggATTATGGCTCAGCAGAACAATATCACTAGCCTTCAACCACCACAGACAATTAATCAGCAAAACAACCTTCCAAATATGCATCAGCAGCTGTCATCAGGGCAGCAGAATAACCTCCAGAATGTGCATCAGCAGCAATTAGGCTCTCAAACTAATTTATCTGGTTTCCAACAGCAGCAAATGGTTGGAATTCAGAATGGTGGCTCCAGCTTGCAGTCTAATCCACAGTCAGTCCATATGTTGCAACAATCCAAGGTCTCAGTGCAGCAGCAAATGCAACAGAACATGGCAAACTGTTTACCTAACCAAGCTCATCAGACATTGTCGCAACCACCGCAACAGCAACTGATGTCACAGATCCAGTCACAACAAGGCCAACTGCAACAGCAATTAGGCTTGCAACAGCAGGTAAATCCATTGCAAAGAGACATGCAACAAAGGATTCAAACGTCTGGTCCCTTGCTTCAACCACATAATACTATTGATCAACAGAAGCAGTTGTTACAGTCTCAAAGAGTCATTCCAGATGTTCCTCTAA CATCTTTAGATTCATCACAGACTGGAAATTCTAATGGTGGGGACTGGCAAGAAGAGGTTTATCAAAAG ATCAAAACCATGAATGAGATGTATTTTCCTGATTTAAACGAAATGTACCAGCGAATGGCTGCTAAGTTGCAGCAG CATGATTCCCTTCCTCAACAGCCTAAGAATGAGCAACTTGACAAGCTCAGATTTTATAAGCTTATGTTGGAACGTTTGTTAATGTTTCTGCAAACTAACAAGAATGAAGTTAACCATTCTCACAAGGAAAAGATTGTTGGCGTTGAGAAGCAGATTGTCAATGTTCTTAGTTCGAACAGGCCACGGAAGCCTGTTTCTTCTTTGCATCAAGGGCAAATCCCCCAGCCTCACTTACCTGCTATGCAACAATCTCAGCAGGCACAACCTCAAATTTCTCAGATGCATATCCCAGAGAATCAAATGAATTCTCAGATGCAGCCAATGAATGGACAGAATTCTGTGACGACTGCACAGCAGAACAATTTGAACAACTTGCAGCACAACTCGTTACCTTCTGTGTCTGCTATCTCAAGTTCCCGTCAAAATATGATGGATACACTCCAGCCTGGCTCAAATGTTGAACCTGGACAAGGCAATTCTCTCAACTCAATTCAACAAGTACCTATGAGTTCTCTGCAACAAAATTTGGTAACTGGCTCGCAGCAAATGAATATTAACTCAATATCATCACAAAATGGTCTAACAGCAATGCCATCAAATATGAATCCCTTGCAGTCAAATTCTAACATACTCCAACCCCATCAAATAAAATCAGAGCAACAAATTTTTCCAACACAGCAAGTGAAACAGCAGTATCAGCAGAGGCAGATCCAGCAACAATATATGCAGAGACAGCAGCTGATtcagcagcagcaacagcagCAAACAACTCAGCAGTCAACTTCACAGTTAACTGCTCAGCAAATGATGCAGCTTAATCAGATTAATGACACTAATGATATAAAGATGAGACACCAGATAAGTAGCAAATCAGGAGTTATGCAGCAACATACTTCCTCTGGCCAACGACCATCATATCATCACCCCCAAATGAAATCTGGAACTCCGTTCTCAATTTCTTCTCCTCAGGTCCTTCAGGGTGGATCTCCTCAAATAAGTCTTCATCCTTCACCACAACTTGACCAACAGAATCTTCTGGCATCTCACGTCAAAGCTGGAACCCCTTTGCAATCAGCAAATTCTCCTTTCATTGTCCCATCTCCTTCAACTTCCATGGTTCCATCACCCATGCCAGGTGATTCTGAGAAAATCAATCCTGGTGTTTCATCACTGTCAAATGCTGGAAACATTGTGCAGAATTCAACCGCTGGAGCATCTGGACCAGCCCAATCTCTTGCAATTGGGACTCCTGGGATATCAGCCTCACCTTTGCTTGCAGAATTCACCAGCCCTGATGGCACTCATGGTGCGGCATCAACCATTGTTTCCGGAAACAATAATGTTGTGGAACAGCCGCTTGAACGCTTAATCAAAGTG GTGAAATCTATGTCTCAGAAAGCTTTAAGTGCCTCTGTTAGCGACATCAGCTCAGTTGTCAGTATGGTTGACAGAATTGCGGGATCTGCTCCAGGAAATGGATCACGGGCTGCAGTAGGTGAAGATTTGGTTGCTATGACTAAATGTCGTCTTCAGGCCCGAAACTTTTTTACGCAAGATGGACCTGGTGGAACCAAGAAAATGAGACGTTATACAAGTGCAATGCCATCCAATGTTGTTTCATCTACCTGCAGTGTGAGTGATAATTTCAGGCATATAAATGGAAGTGAATCTGATGGAGAGTCCAGTGGGGCATCGAGTGTCAAGAGGCCAAGGATTGAG
- the LOC140826814 gene encoding mediator of RNA polymerase II transcription subunit 15a-like isoform X4 encodes MNSNNWGAAEAQLQIPGQSMSSELVVPPGMEAGDWRNQLQADSRQRNVNKIMETLKRHLPFSGPEGLQELKKIAMRFEEKIYTAATSQSDYWRKISVKMLTMETKSQNPLTNPLQPNTSKNPQDPVTKQEMDSNNWGAAEAQLQIPGQSMSSESVVPPGMEAGDWRNQLQADSRQRIVNKIMETLKRHLPFSGQEGPEELKKIAMSLEEKIYTAATSQSDYLRKISLKMLTMETKSQNPLTNPLQPNTSKNPQDPAEAQLQIPGQSMSSESVVPPGMEAGDWRNQLQADSRQRIVNKIMETLKRHLPFSGQEGPEELKKIAMSLEEKIYTAATSQSDYLRKISLKMLTMETKSQNPLTNPLQPNTSKNPQDPAQAQLQIPGQSMSSESVVPPGMDAGDWRNQLPADSRQRIVNKIMETLKRHLPFSGPEGLQELKKIAMRFEEKIYTAATSQSDYLRKISLKMLTMETKSQNPMTNPLQPNTASNSKNPQDPASQTMQSQMQNQVQSLPMTMVSNQSQVRQQLLSQNIQNNLTSTGAQLPGGGMSQGNVPNVSSQNPNMLNIQNMSNVTQNVVGNSMGQSMPSNMFANSQRQMARQQQVASQDQQQQSQNSQQYPYNQQLQQHLMKQKFQQGTVPQSLMQAQIQQQQPLLQPGQLQSSQQAVMQPSLRQSSASSTLQQNQQQSLQQSTQSMLQQQQQQSVLRQQQPSVIHQQQTSLPQHSVLPAQQHQPQQLSGQQPTASNMQQNQLIGQQNNALDAQQQHQQQQRIMAQQNNITSLQPPQTINQQNNLPNMHQQLSSGQQNNLQNVHQQQLGSQTNLSGFQQQQMVGIQNGGSSLQSNPQSVHMLQQSKVSVQQQMQQNMANCLPNQAHQTLSQPPQQQLMSQIQSQQGQLQQQLGLQQQVNPLQRDMQQRIQTSGPLLQPHNTIDQQKQLLQSQRVIPDVPLTSLDSSQTGNSNGGDWQEEVYQKIKTMNEMYFPDLNEMYQRMAAKLQQHDSLPQQPKNEQLDKLRFYKLMLERLLMFLQTNKNEVNHSHKEKIVGVEKQIVNVLSSNRPRKPVSSLHQGQIPQPHLPAMQQSQQAQPQISQMHIPENQMNSQMQPMNGQNSVTTAQQNNLNNLQHNSLPSVSAISSSRQNMMDTLQPGSNVEPGQGNSLNSIQQVPMSSLQQNLVTGSQQMNINSISSQNGLTAMPSNMNPLQSNSNILQPHQIKSEQQIFPTQQVKQQYQQRQIQQQYMQRQQLIQQQQQQQTTQQSTSQLTAQQMMQLNQINDTNDIKMRHQISSKSGVMQQHTSSGQRPSYHHPQMKSGTPFSISSPQVLQGGSPQISLHPSPQLDQQNLLASHVKAGTPLQSANSPFIVPSPSTSMVPSPMPGDSEKINPGVSSLSNAGNIVQNSTAGASGPAQSLAIGTPGISASPLLAEFTSPDGTHGAASTIVSGNNNVVEQPLERLIKVVKSMSQKALSASVSDISSVVSMVDRIAGSAPGNGSRAAVGEDLVAMTKCRLQARNFFTQDGPGGTKKMRRYTSAMPSNVVSSTCSVSDNFRHINGSESDGESSGASSVKRPRIEGNHALEEELQEINQRLIDTAVYICEDDVDPTAVAAAAEGGGGIIVKCSFSAVALSPNLKSQYASAQMSPIQPLRLLVPNNYPNCSPILLDKFPVEVSKEYEDLSRKAKSRFSISLRTLAQPMSLGEIARTWDICARAVISEYAQQSGGGTFSSKYGTWEDCLSTA; translated from the exons ATGAATAGCAATAATTGGGGCGCAGCCGAGGCCCAGCTGCAGATTCCGGGTCAATCTATGAGTAGTGAATTGGTGGTGCCTCCTGGAATGGAAGCTGGTGACTGGAGGAATCAGCTTCAAGCGGATTCTAGACAGAGAAATGTTAACAAGAT AATGGAAACCTTGAAGAGGCATCTTCCTTTTTCTGGCCCAGAGGGACTGCAGGAACTTAAGAAAATAGCCATGAGGTTTGAGGAGAAGATTTATACCGCAGCAACAAGTCAG TCAGATTACTGGAGAAAGATTTCTGTGAAGATGCTGACAATGGAGACTAAATCCCAAAATCCTCTGACCAATCCTCTTCAACCCAATACTAGCAAAAATCCCCAAGATccag TGACAAAACAAGAAATGGATAGCAATAATTGGGGCGCAGCCGAGGCCCAGCTGCAGATTCCGGGTCAATCTATGAGTAGTGAATCGGTGGTGCCTCCTGGAATGGAAGCTGGTGACTGGAGGAATCAGCTTCAAGCGGATTCTAGACAGAGAATTGTTAACAAGAT AATGGAAACCTTGAAGAGGCATCTTCCTTTTTCTGGCCAAGAGGGACCGGAGGAACTTAAGAAAATAGCCATGAGTTTAGAGGAGAAGATTTACACTGCAGCAACAAGTCAG TCAGACTACTTGAGAAAGATTTCTTTGAAGATGCTGACAATGGAGACTAAATCCCAAAATCCTCTGACCAATCCTCTTCAACCCAATACTAGCAAAAATCCCCAAGATccag CCGAGGCCCAGCTGCAGATTCCGGGTCAATCTATGAGTAGTGAATCGGTGGTGCCTCCTGGAATGGAAGCTGGTGACTGGAGGAATCAGCTTCAAGCGGATTCTAGACAGAGGATTGTTAACAAGAT AATGGAAACCTTGAAGAGGCATCTTCCTTTTTCTGGCCAAGAGGGACCGGAGGAACTTAAGAAAATAGCCATGAGTTTAGAGGAGAAGATTTACACTGCAGCAACAAGTCAG TCAGACTACTTGAGAAAGATTTCTTTGAAGATGCTGACAATGGAGACTAAATCCCAAAATCCTCTGACCAATCCTCTTCAACCCAATACTAGCAAAAATCCCCAAGATccag CCCAGGCCCAGTTGCAGATTCCGGGTCAATCTATGAGTAGTGAATCGGTGGTGCCTCCTGGAATGGATGCTGGTGACTGGAGGAATCAGCTTCCAGCGGATTCTAGACAGAGAATTGTTAACAAGAT AATGGAAACCTTGAAGAGGCATCTTCCTTTTTCTGGCCCAGAGGGACTGCAGGAACTAAAGAAAATAGCCATGAGGTTTGAGGAGAAGATTTACACTGCAGCAACAAGTCAG TCAGATTACTTGAGAAAGATTTCTTTGAAGATGCTGACAATGGAGACTAAATCCCAAAATCCTATGACCAATCCTCTTCAACCCAATACTGCAAGCAATAGCAAAAATCCTCAAGATCCAG CTTCTCAGACAATGCAGTCTCAAATGCAAAATCAGGTGCAGTCACTACCTATGACTATGGTTTCCAATCAATCTCAAGTGCGCCAACAGCTATTATCCCAGAATATTCAGAATAACCTCACATCAACTGGAGCCCAGCTCCCTGGTGGTGGCATGTCTCAGGGCAATGTGCCTAATGTTTCCAGTCAGAATCCTAACATGCTAAATATACAGAACATGTCTAATGTAACTCAAAATGTAGTAGGGAATTCTATGGGGCAAAGTATGCCATCCAATATGTTTGCCAACTCTCAGAGACAGATGGCGAGGCAACAACAAGTTGCATCGCAGGATCAACAGCAACAATCTCAAAATTCACAGCAATATCCGTACAACCAGCAGCTACAACAACACCTTATGAAGCAAAAGTTCCAACAAGGAACTGTCCCACAATCTCTTATGCAAGCTCAGATCCAGCAGCAGCAGCCCCTTTTGCAACCAGGTCAGCTCCAATCCTCTCAGCAGGCTGTTATGCAGCCTTCTTTGAGGCAATCATCAGCTTCATCTACTCTTCAGCAAAATCAGCAGCAGTCTCTTCAACAGTCAACTCAATCTATGcttcagcagcagcagcagcaatcGGTCCTCCGGCAGCAGCAGCCTTCTGTCATTCATCAGCAGCAAACTTCTTTGCCTCAGCATTCAGTTCTGCCTGCACAGCAACACCAACCACAACAGCTTAGTGGACAACAGCCAACTGCTTCAAACATGCAACAGAATCAACTGATTGGGCAGCAAAACAATGCCCTTGATGCACAGCAGCagcatcaacaacaacaaaggATTATGGCTCAGCAGAACAATATCACTAGCCTTCAACCACCACAGACAATTAATCAGCAAAACAACCTTCCAAATATGCATCAGCAGCTGTCATCAGGGCAGCAGAATAACCTCCAGAATGTGCATCAGCAGCAATTAGGCTCTCAAACTAATTTATCTGGTTTCCAACAGCAGCAAATGGTTGGAATTCAGAATGGTGGCTCCAGCTTGCAGTCTAATCCACAGTCAGTCCATATGTTGCAACAATCCAAGGTCTCAGTGCAGCAGCAAATGCAACAGAACATGGCAAACTGTTTACCTAACCAAGCTCATCAGACATTGTCGCAACCACCGCAACAGCAACTGATGTCACAGATCCAGTCACAACAAGGCCAACTGCAACAGCAATTAGGCTTGCAACAGCAGGTAAATCCATTGCAAAGAGACATGCAACAAAGGATTCAAACGTCTGGTCCCTTGCTTCAACCACATAATACTATTGATCAACAGAAGCAGTTGTTACAGTCTCAAAGAGTCATTCCAGATGTTCCTCTAA CATCTTTAGATTCATCACAGACTGGAAATTCTAATGGTGGGGACTGGCAAGAAGAGGTTTATCAAAAG ATCAAAACCATGAATGAGATGTATTTTCCTGATTTAAACGAAATGTACCAGCGAATGGCTGCTAAGTTGCAGCAG CATGATTCCCTTCCTCAACAGCCTAAGAATGAGCAACTTGACAAGCTCAGATTTTATAAGCTTATGTTGGAACGTTTGTTAATGTTTCTGCAAACTAACAAGAATGAAGTTAACCATTCTCACAAGGAAAAGATTGTTGGCGTTGAGAAGCAGATTGTCAATGTTCTTAGTTCGAACAGGCCACGGAAGCCTGTTTCTTCTTTGCATCAAGGGCAAATCCCCCAGCCTCACTTACCTGCTATGCAACAATCTCAGCAGGCACAACCTCAAATTTCTCAGATGCATATCCCAGAGAATCAAATGAATTCTCAGATGCAGCCAATGAATGGACAGAATTCTGTGACGACTGCACAGCAGAACAATTTGAACAACTTGCAGCACAACTCGTTACCTTCTGTGTCTGCTATCTCAAGTTCCCGTCAAAATATGATGGATACACTCCAGCCTGGCTCAAATGTTGAACCTGGACAAGGCAATTCTCTCAACTCAATTCAACAAGTACCTATGAGTTCTCTGCAACAAAATTTGGTAACTGGCTCGCAGCAAATGAATATTAACTCAATATCATCACAAAATGGTCTAACAGCAATGCCATCAAATATGAATCCCTTGCAGTCAAATTCTAACATACTCCAACCCCATCAAATAAAATCAGAGCAACAAATTTTTCCAACACAGCAAGTGAAACAGCAGTATCAGCAGAGGCAGATCCAGCAACAATATATGCAGAGACAGCAGCTGATtcagcagcagcaacagcagCAAACAACTCAGCAGTCAACTTCACAGTTAACTGCTCAGCAAATGATGCAGCTTAATCAGATTAATGACACTAATGATATAAAGATGAGACACCAGATAAGTAGCAAATCAGGAGTTATGCAGCAACATACTTCCTCTGGCCAACGACCATCATATCATCACCCCCAAATGAAATCTGGAACTCCGTTCTCAATTTCTTCTCCTCAGGTCCTTCAGGGTGGATCTCCTCAAATAAGTCTTCATCCTTCACCACAACTTGACCAACAGAATCTTCTGGCATCTCACGTCAAAGCTGGAACCCCTTTGCAATCAGCAAATTCTCCTTTCATTGTCCCATCTCCTTCAACTTCCATGGTTCCATCACCCATGCCAGGTGATTCTGAGAAAATCAATCCTGGTGTTTCATCACTGTCAAATGCTGGAAACATTGTGCAGAATTCAACCGCTGGAGCATCTGGACCAGCCCAATCTCTTGCAATTGGGACTCCTGGGATATCAGCCTCACCTTTGCTTGCAGAATTCACCAGCCCTGATGGCACTCATGGTGCGGCATCAACCATTGTTTCCGGAAACAATAATGTTGTGGAACAGCCGCTTGAACGCTTAATCAAAGTG GTGAAATCTATGTCTCAGAAAGCTTTAAGTGCCTCTGTTAGCGACATCAGCTCAGTTGTCAGTATGGTTGACAGAATTGCGGGATCTGCTCCAGGAAATGGATCACGGGCTGCAGTAGGTGAAGATTTGGTTGCTATGACTAAATGTCGTCTTCAGGCCCGAAACTTTTTTACGCAAGATGGACCTGGTGGAACCAAGAAAATGAGACGTTATACAAGTGCAATGCCATCCAATGTTGTTTCATCTACCTGCAGTGTGAGTGATAATTTCAGGCATATAAATGGAAGTGAATCTGATGGAGAGTCCAGTGGGGCATCGAGTGTCAAGAGGCCAAGGATTGAG